CCACACCCGCCGTCGTGCCTCCGGGATCTGTGGCAAGCTGTTCTTCTGTCAGTCCCATTGCTTCTGCGGCGCGGCGGGAGAGGATGCGGGATCGTGCCCCGCTGTCCAGAAGAGCCGTCAGGTCGTGACCATCCAGTCTGACGCGGAGAACCATCCGATGACCGCGTTCCTCGGCGTCAAGGCTTTGCCATGCGACGCCGGGTAGAGGAGGCGGCTCTACAGAACAGGCATCAGTCTTGCGACCGGGAGCGTTCCACATGGCGACACGACCATGCGGCGCGTCGATCTCCAGCACGTCCTGCGCCAGCACGTCGCCACCAAGCAGACCTTCAACAGGAGGGGTGATATTCGGGCGGCTGGGCAGAAACCCGAGCGGCATGGAAACCGGTCCAAATCCTGAACTGCCAACTTGCAGGCTGGGAATGATGACATTCGGCACAACGCCGGCCGAGCCGCCAGTGCCGCTGACATGAGTCAAGGCGTTCGGGTCTTCCGGCAGTTTCATGAACCGCGCGAACCACGGCGAAATCAGACTGCCTTCCGAACCCGTATCGACAATGAAGCTGACAGTCCGCCCGGCGACCGTCACGGGCGCGGACAGAAAGCCCAGATCATTCCGTAAAGGCGCTTCCATGACCGGTGTCAGTGGACAGGGCGCAGCGCAAGCCGTTGATACTGCGAGCGCCTGTAAAGCAAGGCCTGTCAAAAGGGAGTGGAGGCGCGTCATGCTTTAACCCAGATGCTCCGCAAAGCGATCCGTGGCGTGGATAAGCGCTGACAGGATACCCGGTTCGGACAGCGCGTGCCCGGCGTCGTCGATCAGTTGAAAATCCGCTTCCGGCCATGCCTTGTGCAGATCCCATGCTGTCCGCACAGGGGTGGCGATGTCGTAGCGGCCCTGCACAATGACTGTCGGAATATGACGGATACGGTCTACATCGCGGATCAGTTGGCCTTCCGCCAGCCAGCCTGCATTGACGAAGTAATGGTTCTCGATGCGGGAGAAGGCGAGGGCGTAGACCGGGTCTTCATGCTGTTTCACCATATTCGGATCGGGCAGCAGGGTGAGAGTGGACCCCTCCCAGACCGACCATGCAATGGCTGCTTTTTCGCGTTCGACCGGATCATCACCTGTCAGGCGGCGGTTATAGGCCGCCATGAGGTCGTCACGTTCCTCTTCGGGGATAGGAGCGAGAAATGCATCCCATTTGTCCGGGTAAAGCCATGCGCCGCCGCCCTGATAATACCAGAGCAGTTCTTCGCGTCGCAGTGTGAAGATGCCGCGCAATGCCAATGCTTTCACGCGATCAGGATGCGTCTCCGCATAGGCCAGCGCCAGCGTCGATCCCCACGATCCGCCAAAAACCACCCATTGCTCGACGCCGATCATCTCCCGCAGGCGTTCGATATCGGCGACCAGATGCCATGTCGTGTTGTTCTCAAGGGAAGCATGGGGCGTCGAGCGCCCGCACCCACGCTGGTCGAACAGCAGGATGTCATAACGTGCCGGGTCGAACATGCGGCGCTGCATCGGCGAGCAGCCACCACCGGGGCCGCCATGCAGGAACACGACGGGCAGGCCGCCCGGCGTTCCGCACCGCTCCCAGTAGACCAGATGACCTTCACCCGTATCGAGATGACCGTGTGCGTAGGGCTCGATGGGCGGATAAAGAGTGCGGGTGGCGGTCATCATCGGTCTCCGGCAGTTTTCGAGGCGCGAGGGTGGGCTTTCTGCCAGACATCCAGCAGAAGGGCTTCATCGGCAAGGGTATAGCGTTGCGTCGTGGACAGGCTGGCGTGGCCAAGCAACTCCTGAATCACACGAAGATCCGCGCCACCTTCCATCATATGAGTGGCGAAGGAGTGGCGCAGCGCGTGAGGTGTGGCGTGCTCGGGCAGACCTTCACTTTTCCGCCATTGCCGCATGGCTTTCTGTGCGACGGCGGCGTTCAGGCGTCCGCCACGCACGCCGGGAAACAGTGGTTCGTTCCGGGATGGTGAAGGGTGAAAGCCTCGCCAGCGTGTCAGGGCTTCGGATACGCGCGGGAGCAGTGGCACAAGTCGCTCCTTGTTGCCTTTGCCGCGGATGCGGAACACGCCGGTCGAAAGGGCTTCGTCAAAATCTCCGACATTCAGGCCGAGTCCTTCTGAAATCCGCAGGCCGCCACCGTAAAGCAGGAGAAACAACGCCTTGTCCCGCTCCTGCGCCATGCTGTTCACTTCCAGCATGCCGATTCCTTCGCCAGCTTCCAGCGCCTCGGCGACGGGAAGCGGACGAGGCAGCGGTTTTTTGGTGCGCGGCGTGGCGAGCAGGCTTGGCGCGGGGTTTTCCACGCCTTTATGCCGGGCGAGAAAGCGGAAGAAGGAACGCAGCGCCGAGACCCGGCGGGAACGGGTGCGCGCCGATTTGTCGCGGGTCGTCGGACGCTGGCCGGGGCGGGGCGTCAGTGCCTGTGTCTGCTCATGCGCCAGCCAGGCACGCAGATCGGAAAGGCTGGCTGCGCCAAGGGTGGCGAGCGTGGGTTCCTCGCCATGATGGGTGGTCAGAAAGCCGAGAAAACGGGACAGGTCGCCCTGATAGGCGTCGATGGTGTGCTGTGACGCACCGCGTTCGGCGGTCATCCACGCGAGAAACTCTTGCAGGGCGTCATGGGCCTTCAAAGCACATTTCTCCGAAGGAGGGCGAGACAGGACGCCGTGAAGAAGGTAGAGAGAGCCATCATGGTGCAGAGCAGCCTACTGGAACCTTTGCCTTCGCGAAAGCGCGTGTCTGTCCTGCTGCCACTGCCGTTTCCCTGTGCGCTGGATTATGCCGTTCCGCAGTCGCTGGCTGACACGCTCGCTCCCGGCGATGTGGTGGTCGTGCCGCTCGGTGGACGGCGGGAAACCGGCGTGGTCTGGGAAGAGACGGCGCTTCCCGTCGACCTCGCGCCGCCGCCGCCGCCTGAAATTGCTGCGTCCCGTCTGCGCCCGATCAAGGAACGTCTCGATCTGCCGCCGCTGTCCGCAGAACTCCGGCAGTTTATCGACTGGGTCGCAGCCTATACGCTTGCGCCGCCGGGCATGGTGCTGGCAATGGCGCTGCGTTCCCATCTGCGCGGCGAGCAGACAGCGCCTGCTGTGGGGTGGGTGCGTGTTGGAGAGCCGCCTGAGTCGTTGCGGATGACACCGGCCCGACGCGCTGTGCTGGACGCCCTGCCGCAGGGTGCTCCGCCGGTGACAATGGCGGAGCTGACGGAGAAGGCTGGTGTCGGTGTGTCGGTCGTGCGTGGTCTGGCGGATGCTGGCGTTCTGAAAAGCATGCTGATGGGGCCGGTCTCTCCTTTTGCGGAACCAGATCCTTTTCATAATCCGCCCGTTCTGGAGGGCGATCAGGCAACTGCGGCTACCGGGTTGCGGGCGCGGGTCGAGGAGCGTGTATTTTCCGCGACCCTGCTCGAGGGCGTGACCGGCTCCGGCAAGACCGAGATCTATCTGGAAGCGGTGGCGGAATGTCTGGCGCAGGGGCGGCAGGCGCTGGTTCTGCTGCCCGAAATCGCTCTGTCAGCCCAGTGGATGGACCGTTTCGCCCGACGGTTCGGTGTGCGCCCGGCGGTCTGGCATTCCGAGATCGGTCAGAAGGCCCGTCGTCTGACATGGGCGGCCTGCGAGGATGGTTCGGCCAGGGTTATTGTTGGTGCGCGATCGGCTCTGTTCATGCCGTTCCGCGATCTGGGTCTTGTGATTGTTGATGAAGAACACGAGGCTGTTTTCAAGCAGGAAGATGGCGTCACCTACAACGCCCGCGACATGGCGGTCGTGCGGGCACGACTGGCGAAGGCTCCGATTGTGTTGGCTTCGGCAACGCCAAGCCTTGAGACACTGAACAATGTCGAGACCGGACGCTATCGGCATCTGGTTCTGACAGCGCGGCATGGTGGTGCGTCCATGCCGGAAACGCATCTGATCGACATGCGGGAAAATCCGCCACCGCGAGGGCTGTTTCTCTCACCTGTGCTGGTGGAGGCAGTAAAAGCACGGCTCGGGCGTGGCGAGCAGGCCATGCTGTTCCTGAACCGTCGTGGTTATGCGCCGCTGACGCTGTGCCGGACCTGTGGCCATCGGATGGAGTGCCCACATTGCACGTCATGGCTGGTCGAGCATCGGAAAAAGCGCGTTCTGGCCTGTCATTACTGTGAACATACCGAACCTGTTCCCCATGCCTGTCCGACATGCGGGGCAGAGGACAGCCTGACAGCCATCGGTCCGGGGATCGAGCGGATAACGGAAGAGGCCCGCAGCGAATTTCCCGATGCGCGGATCATGGTGATGGCCAGCGACACGATCAGCGGCCCTGCCGCCACGGCGGAGGCTGTCGGCAGGATTTCTCGCCGGGAAGTGGATCTCATCATTGGCACGCAGATTGTCGCCAAGGGCTGGCATTTTCCGCATCTGACGCTTGTGGGGGTGGTGGATGCCGACCTTGGGCTTGGTGGCGCGGATCTAAGGGCAGGGGAGCGGACGATGCAGCTTCTGCATCAGGTCGCCGGGCGCGCAGGACGTGCGGAAGCGCCGGGCGAGGTGCTGCTCCAGAGTTTTACGCCGGAACATCCGGTCATGCAGGCATTGGTTTCGGGTGACTTCGCCGCGTTCATGGCGGAAGAGGCCGATCAGCGCAAACCGGGCTTCTGGCCACCTTTTGGTCGTCTGGCGGCGCTGATCGTCAGTTCGGAAAACGCCGATGCCGCCGATAATGCCGCACGGCAACTCGGTGTTTCCGCGCCGCATGGCAACGGGGTCGAAGTACTCGGTCCAGTTCCTGCGCCGATTGCCGTATTGCGCGGTCGGCATCGGCGGCGGTTGCTGCTGCGGACGCACCGGAATATCGCCGTGCAGCCAATCCTGCGCCGCTGGCTGGGTCAGGTGACGTTGACGAGTGCGGTGCGTGTGGACGTGGATGTGGACCCGATTTCGTTTATGTGAAGCATGATAATTCTCACATCCGTCAAAAAATTTAATAATTAAAAATATTATTTATTAAAGTTTTCGCGAATTTATAGTCTGGTTTACTCCTATAGAAGCGAGATAGGGGAAAAGTTTAGAGCTAAGTTTTTCAGCTAAATTTGAAAAATCACATGTACCATAATCTATATCTTTCTTGAAATAACGGTAAATCCCGAGGCTATAGACACAATTAATAATACATTGATTAATTATATCAAGGTCCTTGTCTTTTAAATTGAAAATTATTTTTTCATCTTTTTTTACTATAGGGGATACATAAATAGCGCAGGATGTCTCAAATATTTCTTCTATAGATTAGCAAATAAGCATCTCTACTTCTCCAACGGAGATATTTTGAAAAATGATGGCGATAAGAAACTGTCTTAATGATACAGCCTCATCGCAGGTTAGATGCAAATCCATGGTTAATATATCCGTTTATATGCTGCTCTGATCTCGCAAGAATTGAACGATACTTGTGATAACAATGTCAATGATTTTATTTAATATGTTTTCGATTATGTATTTATAAGTGACAAATAAGCAGAGTCAAATTGCGTTATTTTATGAGCATTTATTCCACATCCCCCAATAGCCGTGAAGCGGCCGCCGCTGCTGCTGCCCGTCCACTGAAACCCGCCTTGTTATAAAGCTGTTCCGTATGTTTATCGATCGTGCGAGGGCTGATACTGAGGATTTCAGCAATATCACGGCTACTCTTGCCACGGCTGATCCAGAGAAGCACTTCCGCCTCCCGTGCGCTGAGACCGAATTTTTCCTGTAGAATCTGCTCTGGCCGATCCAGCTGAAAGGCGATGGAGAACAGCCATTCCTGCGGCCCATCTCGTCCGATAAACGTGACGCGTAGAACACCATTCTGGTAAGGACTGGTGAAAATGACCTGTCCGGGTTCCGATTTTTTTCTGACAAATTCAGAGAAACTCTCGGGAGAAGATAACTGCGCCAGAAATTCTGCGGCTTTGGGGGTGGACCAGAGTAGTTCACCGCTGTCATCCAGAGCGAAGAAGCGTCTGCCCACGCTATCCAGTGCCGCATGAGCAGTCCGGATACGACGTGCTGCAATCAGGTGAATTTCAATGCGTGCCAGAACTTCCGCGAAATGAAATGGTTTGGTCACATAATCAGTGGCGCCAGCTTCAAAAGCCCGTAGGACATGTTCGATTTCTGTCAGGCCGGTCATGAAGATGACGGGTAGAGCGTTGAGTGTGGCATCTGCTTTCATGCTGCGGCAGACATCCCATCCACTCAGTCCCGGCATGATCGCATCGACCAGTACGAGATCGGGGAGGGTCCGGTTCATGACTTCAAAGGCGCTGTCACCGGATTGCGCCAGAAGAACCGAGTAACCGGCATTTGTCAGAGCTTCATCCATCATGCCGAGAGCGGCAGGATCGTCATCAATCACGAGAAGAGTGGAGCGGGAGGATGTTTCACGTGTCATGCGGGAAGGTCCTCCAGTAAACGTCTGACAGTCTCAAGTTGATAAGTGCGGGCTGCTTCCTGAATAGGGGCAAGAGTCGTGACAAGATGGGGGTGACTGTTGCAAAGAAGGTCAAGTTTCTGTCGTAAAAGACGGACGTTTCCTGAATTGATCAATTCAGTGAGTTCCATTTTCTCATCGAGCGTCAAGGGAGTGTCCGATACAGCGGATAGCCGGGTGTTTTCAGAATGAAGCACAGCTTCATCTTCTGCTGTCGATATTGGAAGAATTTCACCTGAAAGATCATTATTTTCAGAATCGAAAATCCATTTGATATCCAGAAGCCGTCCGATTTCATCGAGGAGAGTCTGAAAGTCCACGGGTTTCGGCAGGACCGTGCAGTCATCCAGAGAGGGAACGCGCCGTGACGCCAGTTCGGTGACATTGCCGGTGAGAAAGAGCAGGGGAAGATGGCCTGCGCTGGTTTCCCGGATACGCAGCGCCAGTTCCCGTCCATCCATGCCCGGCATGGAAAGATCGAGAATGATCAGGTCCGGTAGGTCTGCTTTCAGAAGTTCGAGACATTCAATGCCGCCTGAGACATCGCGGACGTTGAAATGTCTGGAGCCAAGAAATTCATGCATCATGCGCCGGTGGGCAGCATTATCATCGACCACGAGTATGGTTTTACATGAGCCTTCATAGCCTGATGGCAGCCCCTGAAGAGCCGGAGCTGCATCTTCAGCCCGATCGGACAGGAGCAACCGCACTCGGAAACGTGTTCCGTGTCCCACTTCACTCATCAGGGTGAGTTCTCCTCCCAGAATGTGGGTGAGAAGCCGTGTGATGGTCAGCCCAAGACCTGTGCCCGGCACGGCGTCTCCTGCAGCTCTTTCGAAAGGCTCGAAAATCCGTTCCTGATCAACGAGCGCAATTCCGGGGCCTGTATCTTCAATGATGAATTCAGCAATCTGGCCGCGCCAGTTTACCGTGAATGTTACCGAGCCTGACTGGGTGAATTTTACGGCATTGGAAAGCAGGTTCAGCAGGATCTGACGCAGACGATGCTCATCTCCCATCACTACAGGTGGCAGATATCCAGGATGATAATGGAAATCCAGCTTTTTGGCGCGTGCTTGTGGCCGCACCATCTGCACAACGGTATTGAGAAACTGGCTCAGAGCGATCCTGTCGCTATAAAGCTCGATGCGACCGGCTTCAATTTTGGAAATATCGAGAAGTCCTGTCAGAAGTCCCGTCATATGCTCACCACTTTCCCGCATGGTGCGTAGAACGTCCTGCCGGTCTGTAGGAATGCGATGATCGTTCTGAAGGATCTGCGTGTAGCCCATGATGGTGTTCAGGGGGGCTCTGATTTCGTGACTGATTCCACTCAGATAACGGGTTTTTGCAAGGCTGGCGGCCTCGGCCTTTTCCCGCGCCCGTTTGAGGGCTTCATCCGTGCGTTGGTGGGCACGGATCTCGTTCATCAGCAGATGAGTCTGGCGACGGGTTTCTTCACCTGCGGCCTGTCGTCCATCCTGTCCGAGGACGACGAGCCAGGATGTCAGAACGACAAGAAAAAACAGAAGGAGATAAGTGTGATTATGAGCAAACGAGCTGTCTCCAATCAGCAGCATTGCCGCTGTGCCCAGTCCTGCAAAAAGAAAAAAACGTCCTTTTGTAGATAGAAGAAAACTCTTTATTTTTCTGGGAAACAATTCAAACGGAAGGCTGAACTGTTGTCTCAGATGCGTGACGGGTGGTTTGCAGCGATCATTGCAGCGTGCGTCCAGTGAACAGCAGAGCGAGCAGATCGCCCCTCCATAAGCCGGGCAGCGGGCCATGTCGGTCGCTTCAAAACTATGTTCACAAATCACGCATTTCATGGAGTGGCGTGTGTTCCAGTCGGCAGGCGCCCGGCGTGCGAGATAGGTTCTCCCACCTGTCAACGCTGCAAGAAAGGGTGTCACCAGAAAGGACAGACCTAACGCGATGAACGGTGAAAAAGCTGCGGCATAAGGCCCGAAATAACCGTCAGTGCAGAGAATCCCTGTCACAGCGCCTGTAAGAGCCGCTCCCAGTCCCACGGGGTTGATGTCTGGCAGAAGGGCGCGCTTGAATTCAACAAAAGAGGGGCTGAGTTTGAGAGGTTTGCAAAGCACGATGTCGGCGAGGATGGGGCCGATCCATGCTGCCGCAAGGTCCGCATACAGCACGATGCCGGTCTCAATGGTGCTGACCAGTCCTGCAAGCATGAGAAGGAGGGCAAGAGCTACCGTGAACAGGACATAGAACACCCGTCCTGGATGGGAATGTGTCAGGCGTGAAAAGAAGTTCGACCAGGCGAGAGAGCCGGCATAGGCGTTGGTGATGTTGATCTTGAACTGGGCGACGATGACGAGTGCTGCGGTGGCGAGCGTAGCGAATGGCGGTGACAGAAATGTTCCGTAGGCGAGCCTGTACATCTGTTGCGGCTGCACGGAGCGTTCGGGGGAAAAACCGGCATGAAGAACGGCCCATGCCAGAAAAGATCCGGCGAAAAGTTTTGCGGCGTCAAATACGATCCACCCTGGTCCACCCGCGATCAGTGCACACCACCAGCCAAACCGGTTGTCTCGGGAGAGTGTCGGCATGAAACGCAGAAAATCGACCTGTTCCGCACTCTGGCAGATCAGCACAAACATGATGGACGCCGCACTGCCGATGGCGAAGATATTGACGGGCTGGGTGGAGGCCAATCCCTTGAACTGAACCCAGTCACCAACCCAGTCCGGGTGAGCGTAGAGAATGGCGATCAGCGGAATAAGGTTGAGTGCGAACCACAGGGGCAGGGAGAAGATCTGGAACCGTGCAATAAAACGGAATCCGCCGGTCACCAGTGGAATGACAAGGAGAGCCGCAAGACAGCAGGCGATGGTATGAGAAATACCGGGAATCTGCTCCAGTAACGCAGCCAGAATGGCGGCCTCGATCCCGAAGAAAATGAAGGTGAAACTCGCATAGATCAGCGAGGTGAGGGTCGAGCCGATATAGCCGAACCCCGTGCCGCGTGTAAGCAGATCGATGTCGAGACCGCTGCGCGCGGCGGTGGCGCAGATCGGCAGACTGACCAGAAAGATCACTACGCTGACAAAGAGAATGGCAAGCGCAGTGTTGGAAAAGCCGAACGCCATGGTCAGCGTGCCGCCGATGGCTTCAAGCGCCAGAAAGGAGATGGAGCCGAGCGCCGTCAGGGCTGCCCGCAAGGGTGTCGCAGCCCGGGCGGAACGGGCTGTAAAGCGCAGGGCGTAATCCTCGAGCGACTGGTCGGCTGCCCAACGGTTATAGTCGCGCCGCATGCGTACGATGCGTAATGGCCTCATGGCTGGGCGCCTGGGCACCCGGACAACTGCTCCTGCATCTCTGTTTTCCTTTGCATCTCTCATGCCAGATGCGACATCGTAATAAACTACGCAAGTTTGCGTATGGGAAAATCTGCGCTGATAGGGATGCTTATGTTAGTATCAGAAGGACAGAGGCCATGACGACGTCGCCGCGTTTCTCCCGCCGTGATTTTACGAAATTCAGTCTCGCTGCATCTGCCGCGATGCTCGCCGGTGTGAAAGGTGCCGCTGCAGCCCCGAAAGGCGAGCCGATCCGCATTGGCGTGCTGCATTCCCTGTCCGGAACCATGGCCATCAGCGAGACCACGCTGAAAGACGTCATCCTGATGCTGGTCGAGTTGCAGAATCGTAAAGGCGGCGTGCTTGGACGTCCGCTGGAAGCGGTCGTGGTTGATCCGGCCTCCAACTGGCCGCTGTTCGCGGAGAAAGCCCGTCAGCTTCTTGCCGTGGACAAGGTGGCGTCTGTGTTCGGTTGCTGGACCAGCGTGTCCCGCAAGTCGGTGCTGCCGGTGTTCGAGGAACTCAACGGCATTCTGTTCTACCCCGTGCAGTATGAAGGGCAGGAGTGCAGCCGCAATGTGTTCTACACTGGGGCCGCCCCCAACCAGCAGGCCATTCCGGCTGTGGACTATCTTCTCAGCGCCGATGGCGGCGGAGCGAAGCGTTTCGCATTGATCGGCACGGACTACGTCTATCCGCGCACAACAAACCAGATTCTCCAGAATTACCTGAAATCCAAAGGCATCGCGGACGCCGACATCATGGTGAACTACACGCCGTTCGGACAGTCCGACTGGCAGACCATCGTGTCCCAGCTCAAGGCGTTCGGTTCCGCGGGTAAGAAAACAGCCGTCGTATCCACCATCAATGGTGACGCCAATGTCCCGTTCTATAAGGAACTGGGCGCACAGGGCATCACGGCCACGGATATTCCGGTCATGGCCTTCAGTGTTGGCGAGGAAGAACTGGCGGGTATGGATACCAAGCCGCTCGTCGGCCAACTCGCCGCCTGGAACTATTTCGAGAGCATCGATAGTCCCGCCAACAAGTCCTTCATCAAGGAGTGGCATACCTACACGAAGAACCCGAAGCGCACGACGAACGATCCGATGGAAGCCTCCTATATCGGCTTCAATCTGTGGGTGCAGGCGGTCGAGAAGGTCGGTTCCACCGATCATGACAAGGTTATCGACGCGATGGTCGGTCTGAAGCAGGCCAACCTGACGGGCGGCACGGCGAAGGTTCTGCCAAACCATCACATCACGAAGCCGGTCTATATCGGCGAGATTCAGGATGACGGGCAGTTCAACGTCGTCTGGCAGACGCCGAAGGAAGTGCCGGGCATGGCCTGGTCGCCTTACGTGGCCGAGACGAAGAACCTGATCGGCGACTGGACCAAGCCCATCAACTGCGGAAATTACGACACGGTCAAAAAAGCCTGTCTCGGAGCAAAGCATGGCTGACGTTGCGATGTCGGGTCCGGCAGCTCTTTCCGGCCGGAAACTGTGGAACGGTGCGCGGGGTATCTTCGCCGCCGTCCTTCTGAGCCTGCTTTTCATCCAGCCTGATAGCGCCCGGGCTGATGAAGATGCATTCGCCGGGCTTGCGACAACGCAGTTCAACACCATCGCTTCATCAGTCGATCAGATCGCGCAGCAGGGAGGGCCCAGAGCTCTCCCTGTTCTGCGTGCTCTGGCCGACAAGAAACTTTTTGCCGCCAGTGAAGGCGACGCTCTGTTCATCCGTAAGGGCGACAGTTGGGAGGATGCCCGTTCCGGTGTTCCCGCTACCCCGGATGAGACGACGCTGCGGCCTGTAAGGGTCAATAATCGTGTCAGACTTGCCGTTGCGGCAGCCGAGGCTGAACTGGAACTCGTTTCCGGCACGCCTGCGGAAAGACAGGCTTCCGCAACGGTGTTCTACCAGCGCCACGATCCGGCCATGCTGCCTGCCATCGACAAGGCGCTGTCAAAAACTGATGACGCCACCCTGAAGGATACATTGCTTAACGCCCGTGCGGCGGCTCTGCTCAGTCCCGGCGCTCCGGCGTCTGACGCACAGGCCCAGCAACAGGCTGTCGCCAAACTCAGGGCGGCAGGCGGTCTTGATGCCCGCGGCATTCTGGCTCAGGCCTCAACAGAGGAGACGCTTGACCCAGCAACACGCAAAGCTGCGGAAGAAGCGGTTTCCTCAATCGACTTCGAGCTGAGACTGTGGGGTTTCGGGCAGGACGCCTTTTACGGCATGAGTCTGGGTTCCGTGTTGCTGCTGGCCGCGATGGGGCTCGCCATCACATTCGGCGTCATGGGTGTGATCAACATGGCTCATGGCGAACTGATGATGATCGGCGCCTACACGA
The Acetobacter aceti genome window above contains:
- the urtA gene encoding urea ABC transporter substrate-binding protein yields the protein MTTSPRFSRRDFTKFSLAASAAMLAGVKGAAAAPKGEPIRIGVLHSLSGTMAISETTLKDVILMLVELQNRKGGVLGRPLEAVVVDPASNWPLFAEKARQLLAVDKVASVFGCWTSVSRKSVLPVFEELNGILFYPVQYEGQECSRNVFYTGAAPNQQAIPAVDYLLSADGGGAKRFALIGTDYVYPRTTNQILQNYLKSKGIADADIMVNYTPFGQSDWQTIVSQLKAFGSAGKKTAVVSTINGDANVPFYKELGAQGITATDIPVMAFSVGEEELAGMDTKPLVGQLAAWNYFESIDSPANKSFIKEWHTYTKNPKRTTNDPMEASYIGFNLWVQAVEKVGSTDHDKVIDAMVGLKQANLTGGTAKVLPNHHITKPVYIGEIQDDGQFNVVWQTPKEVPGMAWSPYVAETKNLIGDWTKPINCGNYDTVKKACLGAKHG
- the urtB gene encoding urea ABC transporter permease subunit UrtB — encoded protein: MADVAMSGPAALSGRKLWNGARGIFAAVLLSLLFIQPDSARADEDAFAGLATTQFNTIASSVDQIAQQGGPRALPVLRALADKKLFAASEGDALFIRKGDSWEDARSGVPATPDETTLRPVRVNNRVRLAVAAAEAELELVSGTPAERQASATVFYQRHDPAMLPAIDKALSKTDDATLKDTLLNARAAALLSPGAPASDAQAQQQAVAKLRAAGGLDARGILAQASTEETLDPATRKAAEEAVSSIDFELRLWGFGQDAFYGMSLGSVLLLAAMGLAITFGVMGVINMAHGELMMIGAYTTWLTQKAVLSVAPALGSFSLVLAIPAAFLVCGALGIVIERGLIRFLYGRPLETLLATWGLSLILQQVIRSLFGPTNVAVTTPPWLSGSFHLGGIEVTIDRLAIMIFAVVVMAGLTLVLRRTPLGLQMRAVTQNRRMAALMGIRTARVDALTFGLGSGIAGLAGVAVSQIDNVSPNLGQSYIIDSFLVVVFGGVGNLWGTLAAAATLGIGGKALEPLVGAVSGKILLLVLVILYIQRHPRGMFPLRGRGVES